A segment of the Chryseobacterium scophthalmum genome:
TAATTAAGAAAATTGCCATTGAATACTTATATAGTTGCAAGATCTTTTTGTTGATTACATTTTTCATTTTACAAGCTTTTTTAAAAATTAAATCGCATCCCGAAACCAAACAAAGCGTGAAACTCACCGAGCTGACTGTTCTGCAAATAGCGCAGCTGCCCATTGACCAAAAAAACACAGTGGTCTGTCAGATAACTTTCGATAGACAGTTTTCCATTTGCACCATAGATGAAATTCTCGGTTGCATTAATAATAGAGCCATCATAGATCATTTCAGTTCCCCTATTGATCTGCTCATAACCTACAAGCCCTCCTAAACCCAGATTGATGTTGACATTCCGCATCAGATCTCCCCACACATAGAGACTGTAACCCCCATTGAAAAGGAAAGTATCAATCGGGATATCGTAATGGGCATACTCGTAATACTTTCTGCTGTATTCGGCCAATCCGAAGAGGTAATTACCGTTTTTGGTATAAGAAATAACACCTGCACCTAAAACGTAATTTTGCTTTTCAGGAGATTGTGGAAATACTGAATATGAAATTTCGAATCCTTTTTGATTAGGGATCATTTGCTGAGCAAATGATTGAATATTTATTGTAAGTAGTAATGCGGTTGTTAAAAATATTCTATTCATCTTATTTTGTTTTTACGTTTAAACTGCTGATCAGCCTGGCATGGATCAGATCGGTATTTTCAAGCTGAACCTTCTGATGCCTTCCGCCATTCTTTTCCAGAATTTCAATTTCCAAGACCTGATCCTTTAAAAGGGTAAATTGATCTAACAAGTAAATTCCTAAAATGTCAGAATGATGAATTGCGGTCATCACCGGAAAATGGATCCGAACCGGCTCTAAGAGTTTATCCTGAACGACCGTTCTTTTCAAATTCTTCTTATCGATAATTTTGAAATTGACCAGATCAATGTCATACGCCACATTGCTGCTGTTTTTAACCTCTAAGGTGAAAAAGAATTTGCTGTCATTGACGTGCAGTGCCCGGACTGAAAACTGGATCCCATAGCTTCTGGAAGTGATGTGTTTGATGGTTCTTCTGCTTTTTGCATATAGGTTTTCCAGGATGAGCTCTGTCAGGGAGGAAGAACTTCCCCTGAGATCTTCAAACAGGACATCCGCAATATACTGGCGCTCATTGCTTCTCTGCATCTTTAAAAGGTCATAGCTGAGTGCATCAGGATATGAACTGTAAAAAACATCGAAGCTGTAGAATTTTCCATCTTCAGTGATCACAGAGAAATTGGTTTCTTCTTCGAAGTCCCTAACTGCCGATTTGATCCGAAGAACATTTCCAACAGGTTCTGCCTTATTGGCGACCAGCAGGTCACTCCCCAAGTCGACATATCGGATCGGAGAAGGAAAAAGCAGGTGCGAGGTTTTATTGTAGGTGACCTGCATTTTGAAAGGTTCCAACTTAGCTTCCTCCAGTGAAAGATAGGAAGCAACGGAATCCTGAGCCAGTGATCTGCCTGAAAAGAGCAGAAATACGATCATCAATAGATAATGGCTTTTTATTTGATTCATTTTATTGTTTTTTAATGGATTGTTTTTTTGGCACAAGCAAAACCTGATGGCCCGCTTTTACCTTTACTTTTTGTTGTCTGACCCGTTTCTGGAAATAACCCGACAACCCCTGCACCACTCCTCTGCTTAAATCCGCCGCGATCTGCTGACCTGCCGACTGCGTCATCATAATATTGGTACCAGAAGTTTGCCCCATACTGCCCACAATGTCGGTCACAGCATTTTGCTCTGGTGAATAAGGAACATATAAGCCGAGCTGACCATCATTGTCATGAACATTGATCTCTACAGGATAAATGCTGCCCCGATATTCTATCGACGAAATTTTCAATTGCAGTCTCCCACCCTGAAATTTGCCTGTCGCTTTAAGCAATGTTCCTGCAGGAATTTTGGTATGAGCCAGAAGCATACTTTCCAAGAGTCTTATCGATAATGTACTTTCATTGGTCATCGTCATTGACTCTTGAACAAGACCTTTGATCGCATTTTTTGATTGTTTTGAATCATTGGTTTTATCCTGAGTACCAAACAATCTATGATCATTCAGACCAGCCAGAAAGGCACTGTCTGATGGCTCTCTGTATAATGAAGAGACAATATTTAAGTGAGCTGATTTTACTGCTGTGAGCTGTACTTTATTTCCAGAAGGCTGCTTCACATCCTCTTCTCTTGATACAGGATCTTCCTGCTTATTACTTTGGGGAAGGTATTTCGCAGCCATTTGGTAGGATTTTTCCATCAGCTCCAATTGGTCATTGACCCCAAGACTTGCGGGAACAGCATTGTTCTGCAGAGCTTCATTCTTTAATCTGGATATTTCTTTCCTAAGATTATTCACTTCCTGATCATCCCTGCTGTAGAAGGAACCTAGTGTCTGCTGCGCATTGCGATAGCTGTTAACTGCACTCGGATTAGATTGTGACAAACTATTCGGATGAGCTGTCAATGACGTCTGATCAGAATTTTGGTTTAGGTTGTTTTCGTCAGTCCAGTAATCAGACAAGGTGGTCATCGCATTTCTTTTCTCTTCATTCTTTTGCTCCAGCAGCTGCTGCTCATAAGCCTTCTGTTTGTCAGATTGCAGCTGATCATCCTTTGCCTGTGGTATTCCCGCATTAAATCCGGATTCATCAACAATTTTATTGTCCTTTGGCTTAAAGATGAGGTAGAAGCAACCGGCACATACCGCCGCCATCAAAAAATAGATCAGTGGTTTCTTTATTCTCTCCCACCGTAAATTTTCAAGGCCTTGTGATTCGTGTTCTAATTGCGGTGATTCGTTTTCAGTGATCTTTATTTTATTTGAATCTTTCATCGGTCTGCTTTTTAATGGTTGAACCCACTTTGTTATCCTTTGCTGATCTTTTCATAGCAGTATGATCTGAAATGGTCGTAATATGACTGATCGACATCGTATTGGTTTTATTTCCGGTTGAAATAAAAATGCTGATAAGAACCAGTAAGGTAACTACGGCATAACCTGCAAAAAACAGCTTGGTGAAAAACCTCTGGCGTTTCGCCGGGAGCTCTTTCCATTTTCTGTCTGCAAGCAAAATATGCTGCTCTATTTTATCTCTAATTTTTTTCATTGTTCTTACTTTTAACGTTCAACAGTTTCAACATCTTTATTTTCAATGACATTGAATTTTTCAATCGTAAATCCCTGGGGATTGCTGTCTGACCTCACCGAATTCACTAATGCACAATTGGTGATCAGACTTCGTATCGTCAGATTGCTGGATCGTATAATGAACTGCCTTGCAAAGGTCTTTACGGCGTAAGGATAGTTATTGAAATCTGCCACAACACTGTCAACCTCGATCCTCTGCTGGATATTCCCTGAGATGATCCGGTTGTAATAGCCTTTCTCCTGCAGGTCTTTGTAGTAATCGAATGCAGACTGGTCTGCCAGATTGAAAGCTCTTTTGACATTGCTTTCAATGGCATTTTTATCCGGCGCCACTGTAAAGAACAGCTCGTGAAAACGTCTTACATGCTCTCTGGCCTCGACAGGCCTGTTGATCGACATATCCTGTGACAGAGCCACCATCAGCGATTTGCCGTTATCCAGTACGTAAATCTTCTGTCGCTGTTCTTCTGCAAACTGATAGGACTTAAAAACGACCACGCCTACCACTACAAAACAGAGCACCGCAAAAACGAATGTAAATAAGCGGATCTGTTTGAAGCTGCTCTCTATATTTCTTAAAGTTTTAAATTCCATTGGATCGTATTTTTATTTTAATAATCTGCCTGAGATATTACCTGTTGCACTGCCTGCTGCTGCTCCCGCAATATTTCCTGATTTTTTGGCGGTCTGGTTGACATTGCGCATAAAGTTACCGGCACCTCCTGCCTGAATGACCCATCCGGTAACGGTTGGAACCGTAAAATATCCAATGATCCCGATGATCATATAGATGATGTAAACCGTGTTAGAAGTATCAGGAATGAAGTTCGGATCTGACAGCATCTCAATATCCCGTTCCCAAATGAGCGATTGTATCTTGGCTAAGATCGAACTGAAAATATCAGCAACCGGTAACCACAGATAGACACTGATATATCTCGTCAGCCATTGGGTCAGTGTGGTCTGAAAACCATCCCAGACCGATATGGCAAAAGCAATGGGTCCCAATATGGAAAGTACAATGAGAAAGAAGGTCCTTATTGTATCAATGACCAAAGCTGCTGACTGGAATAGGATCTCCAGAAACTCGCGGAATCCATCCCTGATCTGCTTCTTGATATCGAACATCTCCCTTTCGATATACATCCCGGACATTGTCACCAGGTCTGACGGAGACCATCCCAGTTCTTCCAACTTTTTATCGAATTCCTCATCCGATATCAGATAGGCCATTTCGGGATTTCTGAGCATGGCTTCCCGCTCCAGAAGATCTTTTTTCTGCTGGAGGTCGTTCAGATCCAGAACCTGATCCTCCAGCATCGAATGACTTCCCTGAACGATCGGGCTCAGCACGCCATTGATACTTCCTAGTACCAATGTTGAAAAGAACATTATGCAGATACCTATGGCAAAGGGTCTGAGCATAGGAAACAGGTCGATCGGTTCGGCACGGCTGAGCGATTGCCATACCTTGATGGCTACATAGAACAGTGCGCCCAATCCGGCAATCCCTTTTGCTACCGCAGCCATGTCGGCACACAATGGCATCATCTCATCATAGACCGAACGAAGTACTTCGTGTAGATTACTAGGTTCCATCTTACCAGTATTTTTGGTTTGCAGTACCATATAGATCCAACACTCTTTGGGTATTGTTCTGTTTTTTTGCTCTTAAGTAGCTTACGGAAATATTCTTGTTCGTGTAGTATCGCACCAGATTATGGTATTCTTTGACCTCCTTATATACACGGTCGATCACATCCATTCTTTCTTTATCATTGAGCGAAAGCCCATTGGCTGTGATGATCTCCTTCAGTTCTTTTAAAAGTTCCGTACTTTCGGTCAGTAGTGCTGAATAGCCGTTCGCAATGGCCGTCAGTTCCTGCGCGTTGAAGTTGGGATCATTGAGCATCTTACTGAAATTGGTAACGTAGATCTCTGATACGTCGCCGACCATCAGGACGGTCTGCTGTACTTTCCTAGCATCTTTGACCAGATTGTTGATGGCTTTCAGTTTGTCATAATATTCCTTTCCCTGTTCATAGACCTTCTTTACTTCGTTGAAATTTTTAACGACATTGGAAACCGTTGATGAGGTTTGCACAATTTCATTGGCGCTGTTCAGAATTCCGGAAGCGAGATTGGCAGGATCGGTTACCACGAATTGTGCTTTGGCGTAGGTTGCGGTAGCGAAAATCGCTACCATTGCTGTTTTAATGATTAAATTTTTCATTGTTGTTAAATTTTAAATGATTGAATTAATTGTCTTTGTTTGATTTGATCCTCCTGAGAGAGATCCTCTTAATGGCATGCTCTACATTGCCGTCAAGTTCAGAGGTGAGATTCATCACCTCCATTTTTTCAGTTTCCTCTGTCGTGTAAGCCAGATATTCCTCGGTGGAAACTTCGGTGGCATAGACCGCAGAATGGGTTCCGCCCAGTCCGATCCAGACTTCCTTATACAATCTTCTGTGATCATTGTTCATATTGATCGAGAGTACCTGTGACTTTTCCTTGTCCGTGAGGCCAAGCATCGCCTGGATGTCATCGAACTTGTTCATATACTTGCGCTGATCCAAAAGGATCTTGCAGTCTGAATTGTTGATGATGCTTTCTTTGACGATCGGCGACTGGATGATATCATCCACCTCCTGGGTGACCACGATGGCTTCGCCGAAGAATTTTCTGACCGTTTTGAAAAGATATTTGATGTACTCCGCCATCCCTTCTTTGGCGATTGCTTTCCAGGCTTCTTCAATGAGGATGAGTTTTCTGATCCCTTTCAGTCTTCGCATCTTATTGATGAAAACCTCCATAATGATAATGGTCACGATCGGGAACAGGATCTTGTGGTCTTTGATCGCATCAATTTCAAAAACGATGAATCGTTTGGACAACAGGTCGAGCTGCTTCTCTGAATTCAGCAGGTAGTCATATTCTCCCCCTTTGTAATAAGGTTCGAGAACATTGAGAAAGTTGGCGATATCAAAATCCTTTTCCCTGACCTTCTTCTGGTCAAGGATTTTTTGATAGTCGTCTTTCACATAATTATAGAATCCGTTGAAAGACGGAAATTGATCACTGCGTTTCATCAGTTCAATATAACCGCTTACCGCATTGGAAAGTGCCACTTCCTCTGAACGGCTTGGTGGTTCATCATCCCTTTTCCATAAAGTGAGGATCAGAGTTTTGATACTTTCTCTTTTCTCAATATCAAAGACGCCGTCATCGGTATAGAATGGATTGAAGGCGATCGGATCGTCTTCTGTATAGGTAAAATACACGCCGTCCTCCCCTTTTGTCTTGCCCTTGATCAGTTCGCATAAGCCGTGATAGGAATTTCCGGTATCGACCAGTAATACGTGAGCACCCTGCTCATAATACTGTCTGACCATATGGTTGGTGAAAAAGGATTTACCACTTCCTGAAGGTCCCAAAATAAACTTGTTCCGATTGGTAATGATCCCCTGCTTCATCGGAAGATCGGAGATATCCAGATGAATGGGTTTTCCGGTCAGACGGTCAGCCATCTTGATCCCGAACGGCGATGGGGAGTCCTGATAATTGGTTTCTTCTGTGAAGAAACACAAGGCAGGTTCGATAAAGGAGTAAAAGCTTTCTTCACTTGGAAAGTCACCTGCGTTACCTGGAATACCAGCCCAATATAATGTTGCCGTATCTGTCGTATTATGCCGTGGCTTGCATTCCATCAAGGCTAAAGCACTACCGGTATCATTCTTCAGCTGTTTCAATTCTGAAGGATTGTCTGACCAAGACATCACGTTGAAATGGGCGCGGATGGATTGCAGACCGTATGAATGGGCTTCATTCAAATACTTTTCTATCCATTCCTTATTAATCTGGTTCGCCCTGCTATACCTTGCCAGCGAGTGCATGTTTCTAGCGGACTTTTCAAATTTACTCAGGTTATCATCGCTACTATCAATGAATAGGTATTGATTGTAAATGTGATTGCAGCTTAACAGAAGTCCTACGGGAGAAGCAAATGACAAAAGGCAGTCACTTCGGTCGGTGCTCAGTTTTTCATAACGGCTGTGTGATGCAACAGAACTTGGCAGATCATCTGTATCGGATAAGGTGTGCATACTGATTCGGTTGTTTCCTATGCGCATTTCTTCCGATCCTAGCTTGATATCCTGTAAAGAGGGATTGGGTTCTCTTGATAAGGTCAGGTACTGTTCTAATATTCCTGACTGTTCGGCGGTTCCTGAGATCTCGTCTTCGGTCATCCTTTCCAGATGGATATAAACGCTGTCATTCATGATTCTTTCAAACTGGTCGACAGCTTCCAAAAAGCGGCTGATCACCTCTTTGTCTTTGATCTCCTTCGGGATCAGTTTTCCTTTGCACAGCGAGGAAAAGTTGCTCTGCATCCGCATTCTCTCCTTACTGGTCTTCGTAATGAACAGGTAACAGTAATGATTTAAAAAAGGTCTCTCATTGAAATGTCTTTCAAAAGATTTTGACAGAAAACTCTGGTCTTCTCTCGAAAGATCAGGATTGTAGTTTTCTTTGATAAACCAGTCCTGCTTATGCACGACCGTAAAATCTGGCAGGGTCTTGATTGCCTTGAACCAAGCTGAGTGCATCGCTTCATATTCTGCCGAGGCTACCGTAAACAGTTCTGGAAGTCTGACCTTTAAGCAAACCGTGACATCCGCATCTTTTGAAATAATGCAGTCGTTTTCTATCGCAAGCAGTGGAAATTTACTCTCCAGCGTTGCGGCTTTGGAGGTATTTCTCATGCTGAAGCTTTTTGACGGTTAGTTTTCAGATAGCGATAGACACACTTGCGGCTGATAATATATCGGGGATGCTTCTTTTGAGCGCCCAACTTCATCAGGCCGTGTTCGCCATATTTTCCATTAAGCGAGAAGGTCTGCCAGATCAGGATTCCACTGCTGGCTCCGCCAAGCGTGAGGCAGAGATAGGTATTGACACCGGCCATGTACATGACCATTAAACAAACTAATATTCCCAGTAAGCCCCCTGCAAAAATGAAAAGGTACTGGGCTTTTAGTCCCTTGAACTCTACAGTTCTTCCGATTCCTTTGTTGATATGATAGGTATTCATATTCATCATTTTTAAAGGAAGAATGAACGGAGGATCGTAGCGGCCACAATCAGGAAGATGCACGCACCAAACCAGCTGGCAGCGGTTTTGCTGGTGTCGGGGTCACCACTGCTGAACTTATTGTAGACTTTTACCCCTCCTATCAGTCCCACGACAGCGCCGATCGCATAGATGAGTTGGGTTGCGGGTTCAAAATAAGAGGTGACCATCTGGGTGGCTTCGTTGATACCTGCGGTGCCGTTGCCCTGGGCAAAAGCGCAGGGAGCAAAAACTATTGCTAACATCGCAAACAGCAGTTTTTTTCTTTGTTTTTCCATTATACAAACATTTAAATGTTACTCAGACCTGCTCTCTGCAGGACTCAGAAGCAAATTTGTTGTGGAAAAACGGGGTGTTTTTTAATTGTCTTTGAGGGGTGATATTTGGCGCCTCACGACCTAATCGCTTTTTAAATTTTGTATTTTAGCAATTGATCTCATAATGTTATGAGGTATATATAATAACACCCAAGAATTAAGTTTAATGGCCAATATAAAACGTCCCATGTTCACACCTTCCGTCTTAGAAGGATTATGCAAATCAATCGGGGACACGGTTGATGGTCTGACAGGAAGTGAAATTGGGCAAATACTTCTAAATGCTGATATTGCAGACATTGATCCCGCAGCGACTAAATGGAAAAGGCTTTATGCAGCGTTTGCTGACTGGCAAAATAAAAACCAATGTTCAAATCATATACTTCGATTTGTACAAGACGCCTTACAGCCGGTACGATACATTCGAAAAGAAGAATTATTTCACAGTCGAAGGCTGGAAGTCAACAAACGTCTACTTTTTATTGGTGTTGAACTTTCTGAAGAAGGAAAATATAGAATTGTTGACAAAGCAACAACTATCGCTGAAGCTGAGCAGCGTTCAAACCGTTTGAAGCAGAAATTAGAAAGTAGAAATACCCATATAAAAGTTTTTGAATATTGTACTGCAGAATTGTTAGTTCAGAATTATTTTCACTCAGTTTTTGAAGCAACTAAAAGTATTGCTGACAGATTGAGAGAAATGACCGGTTTGCAAACGGACGGTAATGCCTTGGCTGACACTTCATTTTCTACCATGCAACCACTGATCAAAATAAACAGTTTCGTTACCTCAACTGATAGAAGCGAACATATTGGGCTGTGCAATTTAATAAAAGGAATTTTTGGATTAATCAGAAATTCGACCGCTCATGAGCCGAAGATTAAATTTGACATCAACGAGGAAGAAGCTCTGGATATTTTAAACACCATTTCCTATGTCCACAAAAGACTTGATAAAGCATTGTAAAAAAGGGAGTCCACTTAAATGAACTCCCCAATGTCGAAACCATCTTCATCATCTTTACGCCTCAAAGAAATTTTATCATCTTCATTCGAAATACTCTGGCTCATCAAAGCGGCAATTCGCTTTGATGCATCATCCAATGAATTTTCCAAAAGATCAAAAAGCTCGGTTCCGTGAATTTTTTGAATGATGTGAACTGCTTGCTGTTTTAAGTCAGGCTTCAGCACATCTTGCTGAAGCAGTTGTCCCGCAGTACTCAATTCCTGAAAGGTAACCCCTGTAGCAAACCCGCTTTCGATATTAGAATCATCTTGATACTGCCAGTCTTCCTCCTCGTCTTCCCAATCATTATTTTTGACCAGTATATCGTCAAGTTCTTTCTTTGAAGCCGTATTTTCAAGTACCACCTCTTCGGTTTCTGAATCAAAATTATTCACATTATGTACATTAGATTCACCTTGGCCTTGATCGGCATCAGATGGCTGTAACTTTCTTTCTTCTATCTTTGTTTTCCCTATGATAGAGGGCATAGTTAGATGAGCTTTGGTACTTTTTTCCCGAGGATGGAGATTTGTAAGCTTCTTATCCCACAGTAGTAAGATGATAACTAGTAATAGACCTATGATGATTAATTGTTCCATAAGATAATAGATTAAAAGATTGGACGGTATTTGCTGTTGAAATCATCGGTAATCTCTTCTTCAAACATCTCGAAATGATATGCCAAAATATTATCGAGATATGCGTATAAAGGGATCTGATCGTCGGCAATGATCTGGATGATCCGGGAAAGTCGCTCATGATATTCGGGACGAATATAAATACTTTTATCACCACGCTTGGTCATCGTGTGATGGGTCAGAAACTGCTCAGCGTAGGTGATTCCAAGGCTTTTTTTGCTTTTTATTTTTTGCTTCGTCGCCGGCTTTTTCTTTAAGGAATCAAGTTCTTGGCTCTGCGATTCATTCTTTGTGTTGCCAGCCATGATGGACATCAGATATTGTTCATCGATATTGTTGTCTTCGTTGTTCTTTTTATAACTGTCCATCTTTTTACAATTTTACAATTCTTAAAAACTCATCCATAAACTGATCAAGCCGGCATAATGTCATCAACTTAGGATCTGCTGGCAGTAATGTCGAACGGAAAACGGTTTTTGCAACCGTCTCCCCTTCTTTGCGAAATCTCTTGCTGTCTGTGATGGAAGTTTTCATTAATTGAAGCCCCAGATCTTTGATTACTTTTTCATAGTTTTTATACAATAATGTTCTCTCCCTGCCATCGACCTGATTCCAAAACAGCTGTATGCTTTTGATATCGGTATGCTTTTTCTTCATCAGGATATTGGTCAGGACATCCGTAAAACTCAGGGTGCTTTCAAGAACAACCCTATCCGCTGTAATAGGAGAAAAAATATAGTGGACATTGGCGAGAGTGCTCAAGATGCCAGCCGTATTGACCGTTCCGGGAAGATCCAGAAAAACGATATCCGGTGCAACTACGGAATTAACAAGATAATTTTCAAGCTCTTCCAACACCGTGTCGGTCTTGCTCTGGAACACAAGATAGGCTTTTTTATTAATGGTTGTAAATTGCTTATGGGCCATTTTTTTTAACACCTCATTTTGCATCACTGTTTTAAGGTCCCTCTCTCTCATCTGTATCAAACTGTACTGTGGGAAGTCACAGTCGAACACAGCGACTTGATATCCTAAACGGTAATGAAGGATACTTGCCAACAGTGCTGTGAAGGTACTTTTTCCCACTCCTCCCTTTTGAGTGGAAAAGGCGATAATGACTGGTTGTTTTTTTGTTTCCATTTTTTTGATTATTTAGTTGAACACTGATTTAACGATACTTCTAGAGTGACAGCTGGCTGGCAGGCTCGAATCACATCCGGCTTTCCTGCAATCTTAGACAATTGAAAGCATATCTGACTTCCAACTGTAGGACCAGAATTCAATCAGTCAGTGGGTCTTTCTTGAAAGGATCCTGTACTTCCGTCAGGTTGGAATGCCTGACCGATCTTTATCTTGTGCTATTGCATTCCTGATATCCTGACTGACGTCTGGAAAGTTGGAATGCCTGCCTTCAAGAACTCAAACGATTTTGCCATACATCAGTCCTGCCGACATTCTGGTACAAATAAATAACATCCGGCTGCACTCAGCTTCTAAGTGGTTGTCTTTGACTCGCAATGGATTTGTTTGGCCTTATGAACTTTAGAGAGTCTGTGAAGCATTGTAGTTTACTTTGTCAAGCTTAGTTGACTGGCTTAAAGCTTTCGATTTTTAAACAGGAGAAGAGCCTGTACTGCTGGATTGAATCAAATCTATTATGGGTCTAACCTTTCACCCGAAAGGGGCAAGTTGTGTTTTGAGCATCTCGAAACGTTTTCGGATGCGCAAAACAACTTGCCCTTGCAGGGGGCAGAAACAGTCTCCGAAGTCGATGTTTTATAAATTTAATTGGACAGATGATGAACGATCATAATGGTAAACCACAGAAAAAGACAGGACGCCGTCCAAAGGCAGATCCGGCTAAGATTCGATATACGATCTCGTTTAATGAAGCGGAACATTCCCGATTTCTTGAACTTTTTGCCCAGTCGGGAATGAACGTGAAGGCTCATTTTATAACAGCCTGTATTTTCGAAAAGACGATCAAGACTGTCAAAGTGGATAATGGAACAATGGATTTCTATATGAGACTAACCTCTTTTCACAGCCAATTTCGGGCTGTTGGAGTCAATTATAATCAGATGGTTAAACTGTTATACACCAATTTTTCAGAGAAAAAGGCGGCAGCTCTTCTCTATAAATTGGAAAAACAAACTATAGAAATGGTTGACATTTTTAAAAAAGTGAAAAGGCTGACAGAAGAATTTGATCATAAACATTTGAAAGATTCAGAATAAAATGATCGCAAAAATTGGAAGAAGCAGTAATCTCTACGGCACCTTATCCTACAACAATATAAAAATTGAAAAGGAAAAGGGAGAAATTTTGTTGATGAACAAAATGATTGAAACGGCAGAGGGAAGCTATTCTGTTTCTCAACTGGCAAGATCATTTGAACCATACCTATTGGCAAACAGAAATACTGAAAAGCATACGTTGCATATTTCATTAAACCCCGATCCTAAAGACGATGTCTCTGATGAAAAATACAAAGAAATGGCTCAACAGTATATGACTGAAATGGGTTATGGCAATCAGCCTTTCATCGTGTTCAAGCATACCGATATCGACCGCAGCCACATCCATATTGTTTCAGTTTGCGTTGATGAAGATGGAAAAAAGATCTCTGATCAATTTGAAAGGGTTCGCTCAATGAAAGCCTGCCGGGAACTGGAAAGAAAACACGGACTGATACAGGCAACAGGTAAAAAACATCAGCGGAATGATAAGATTTTCAGGCCGGTGAATTTTCAGGCCGGTGATGTGAAAAGTCAGATAGCTGCTGTTGTTCGTCATTTGCCAGACTATTACAAATTTCAGACTTTAGGGGAATACAATGCCCTGCTTTCCCTGTTCAATATTACCACCGAAAAAGTGGAGGGTGAATTTATGGGAAGGCATTGGCATGGTTTACTGTATTTTCCATTAAATGAGAAAGGCGAAAAAGCAGGACATCCGTTCAAGGCCTCGTTATTTGGAAAATATGCAGGACTTCAGGCTACGGAACAGCATTTTATGAAATGCAAAAAAGCTTTGAAAGATTCCCCAATCAAATACACCTTAAAATCAGCAATCACTCAAGCCTTGCAAAGCACAACAAATGAGCGGACCTTTATAAAGCAATTGTTGAAAAAGGGCATTGACATCGTGGTACGCCGGAATAATACAGGACGTATTTACGGGATAACTTTTATAGACCACAATTCTAAGACAGTGTGGAACGGTTCACTATTGGGAAAAGAACTTTCTGCCAATACCTTTAATGATTGTTGGAACAATAACATCAAACCCGATATTAAAGAG
Coding sequences within it:
- a CDS encoding conjugal transfer protein TraO, producing MNRIFLTTALLLTINIQSFAQQMIPNQKGFEISYSVFPQSPEKQNYVLGAGVISYTKNGNYLFGLAEYSRKYYEYAHYDIPIDTFLFNGGYSLYVWGDLMRNVNINLGLGGLVGYEQINRGTEMIYDGSIINATENFIYGANGKLSIESYLTDHCVFLVNGQLRYLQNSQLGEFHALFGFGMRFNF
- the traN gene encoding conjugative transposon protein TraN, which produces MNQIKSHYLLMIVFLLFSGRSLAQDSVASYLSLEEAKLEPFKMQVTYNKTSHLLFPSPIRYVDLGSDLLVANKAEPVGNVLRIKSAVRDFEEETNFSVITEDGKFYSFDVFYSSYPDALSYDLLKMQRSNERQYIADVLFEDLRGSSSSLTELILENLYAKSRRTIKHITSRSYGIQFSVRALHVNDSKFFFTLEVKNSSNVAYDIDLVNFKIIDKKNLKRTVVQDKLLEPVRIHFPVMTAIHHSDILGIYLLDQFTLLKDQVLEIEILEKNGGRHQKVQLENTDLIHARLISSLNVKTK
- the traM gene encoding conjugative transposon protein TraM, which produces MKDSNKIKITENESPQLEHESQGLENLRWERIKKPLIYFLMAAVCAGCFYLIFKPKDNKIVDESGFNAGIPQAKDDQLQSDKQKAYEQQLLEQKNEEKRNAMTTLSDYWTDENNLNQNSDQTSLTAHPNSLSQSNPSAVNSYRNAQQTLGSFYSRDDQEVNNLRKEISRLKNEALQNNAVPASLGVNDQLELMEKSYQMAAKYLPQSNKQEDPVSREEDVKQPSGNKVQLTAVKSAHLNIVSSLYREPSDSAFLAGLNDHRLFGTQDKTNDSKQSKNAIKGLVQESMTMTNESTLSIRLLESMLLAHTKIPAGTLLKATGKFQGGRLQLKISSIEYRGSIYPVEINVHDNDGQLGLYVPYSPEQNAVTDIVGSMGQTSGTNIMMTQSAGQQIAADLSRGVVQGLSGYFQKRVRQQKVKVKAGHQVLLVPKKQSIKKQ
- the traK gene encoding conjugative transposon protein TraK, translating into MEFKTLRNIESSFKQIRLFTFVFAVLCFVVVGVVVFKSYQFAEEQRQKIYVLDNGKSLMVALSQDMSINRPVEAREHVRRFHELFFTVAPDKNAIESNVKRAFNLADQSAFDYYKDLQEKGYYNRIISGNIQQRIEVDSVVADFNNYPYAVKTFARQFIIRSSNLTIRSLITNCALVNSVRSDSNPQGFTIEKFNVIENKDVETVER
- the traJ gene encoding conjugative transposon protein TraJ translates to MEPSNLHEVLRSVYDEMMPLCADMAAVAKGIAGLGALFYVAIKVWQSLSRAEPIDLFPMLRPFAIGICIMFFSTLVLGSINGVLSPIVQGSHSMLEDQVLDLNDLQQKKDLLEREAMLRNPEMAYLISDEEFDKKLEELGWSPSDLVTMSGMYIEREMFDIKKQIRDGFREFLEILFQSAALVIDTIRTFFLIVLSILGPIAFAISVWDGFQTTLTQWLTRYISVYLWLPVADIFSSILAKIQSLIWERDIEMLSDPNFIPDTSNTVYIIYMIIGIIGYFTVPTVTGWVIQAGGAGNFMRNVNQTAKKSGNIAGAAAGSATGNISGRLLK
- a CDS encoding DUF4141 domain-containing protein; the encoded protein is MKNLIIKTAMVAIFATATYAKAQFVVTDPANLASGILNSANEIVQTSSTVSNVVKNFNEVKKVYEQGKEYYDKLKAINNLVKDARKVQQTVLMVGDVSEIYVTNFSKMLNDPNFNAQELTAIANGYSALLTESTELLKELKEIITANGLSLNDKERMDVIDRVYKEVKEYHNLVRYYTNKNISVSYLRAKKQNNTQRVLDLYGTANQKYW